Genomic window (Chryseobacterium bernardetii):
AGAAAGTAGGAGAAAATGTAAAAAATCTGCAGCCAGGAGATCATGTTGTACTTACCTTCGGGTCATGTGGAGAATGTGAGAACTGTAAAAAAGGTAATCCTGCATATTGTGAAAATCTGATGGGAATGAATTTTTCCGGTTGCCGTTTAGATGGAACACACAGCCACTCTAGTCATTTGAAAGACGAAGAAATACATGACAATTTTTTCTCGCAGTCGTCTTTTGCGACTTACTCCATATCGCACAAAAGCAATACCATAAAGGTTAGTAAAGATGCGCCGTTGGAAATCTTAGGTCCTTTGGGATGCGGAGTTCAGACCGGAGCCGGAGCTGTCATCAATTCTCTTAAAGTTAAGCCTGGTAAGTCAATTGTTATCACTGGCGCTGGCGCAGTCGGATTATCCGCATTATTGGCTGCAGTTGCCTCTTCGGCAGGAACAATCGTTGCAGTGGACATCAATAGTGAAAGATTGGATTTTGCAAAAGAATTAGGGGCTACACATGTTATCAATAGTAAAGATCAGGATGTCGAAGAAGAATTAAGAAAAATTTTACCTAAAGGATTCGATTACGGACTTGATACTACTGGACGTAATGAGGTTATTAATACTATATTGTCTTCCTTAAAACCTTTTGGTGAAATAGGCATTTTAGGAGTGGCAACAAAACCGCTTGAAATAGAAATGAATTCTTTTGTATCAAGAGGTATAAAACTTAAAGGAATAGTAGAGGGCGACAGTGTCCCTTCAGAATTTATTCCACAGATGGTCAATATGTATCTTCTTGGACAATTTCCCTTTGATAAATTGATAAAAAAATATAGTTTTCAGGATATTAACCAGGCTATTTCAGATTCCGAAAGTGGCAAGACGATAAAGCCTGTTATTCTCATTGGGGATTTTGAAAAATAGTTTTTTCACTTCACTATAAGATTCTTCAAGTTTGTTATTTGATACCAGTTTTAGGAAATAGAGATCTTAAAAGATTTATCAGCTAAGAAAGAGACAGAACCTTATATTTTATAAACGGTATAATGAAAACAAAAAGAAATATTGGCGGCTGGTTTGAGATTTATGTAGAAGATATGCAGAGGGCAATGGATTTTTACCTGTATGTTTTCGATGATGTAAACTTCATCGACCTTTCAAAAGGCGACAGTCAAATGCAGATGTTTGAATGGGAAGATCACTTATCTGGAGCGGGGGGTGCATTGGTAAAGATGAAGTTCAATAAACCCTCACCAAATGGAACCATTATCTATTTCAGCTGTGATGACTGTGCTGTCCAGGAAGCCAGAGCCCGCGAAAAGGGTGTGGAGATCGTAGCTCCTAAAACGCAACTTCCGCATTTTGGTTTTTCAGCCCTCTTGAGAGATAGTGAAAATAATACGATCGGGTTATACTCACTTAAATAGAAAACATTTAATAATAACACATAAAATAAAAGGACATGAAACTACAACAAATCAGGAATGCAACTATGGTTGTTAATTATGGAGGTAAAAAATTTTTAATTGATCCAATGTTGGCGGATAAAGGTACATTACCTGCATTTCCGAATCCGGCAAGTGGCGATGAGCGTAATAATCCGCTAGTTGAACTTCCAGTATCAATAGATGAACTGGTAAAAGATCTTGATGCAATTTTTTTAAGCCACCTGCATTATGACCATTACGATGATGCGGCAAAGAAATTTCTGCCCAAGCATGTAAAAATTTATGTTCAGGATGATGCTGATAAAAAAGAAGTGGAGTCTTCCGGTTTTACAAATGTCGAAGTACTAACTGATGGGACAGAAATTGATGGGATTCAATTATTTCAGACTCAGGCTCAGCACGGATTTGGCGAAACATTAAAATTAGCAGGAAATGTTCATGGATTTGTTATGAAGCATGTCTCAGAAAAAACATTGTACTTTATTACAGATTCAGTTTGGTATGAAGGGGTACATCAAGAATTAAATAAACACAAACCCGATATTGTTGTCGTTAATGGCGGTGACAACCAGTTCGTTGGAGGCGGTCAGCTGATTATGGGCAAGGAAGAGATTAAAAAGGTCCATGAGACTGCTCCAAATGCAACTTTAGTGGTAAGCCATATGGAGGGTGTAAACCATAATACCTTATCACGAAAAGAATTGAAGCAGTTTCTTCTAGATGAGAGCATCTCTGGTAAGGTAATGGTTCCTGATGATGGACAACAATATGAGTTTTAGTCTTAAAAACAGACACTGTATTTTTAAAAAATCTTTTATTTAAATACTTGAAAGAAAAAAATATGTTAGTGATTTTACTAATTTCTATTTAGTATTCTAACTAAAACCATTCCGATTGTGTCATTTTAATAATATACTCATATACATAATTTCTAGCTAGTAAAAAAAGTCGAATAAGACAAATAAAGCCACGCACCGCCATTGAGTGCCATATTCTTATAGCCGCTGTGTAAAGTCTTTAAATTCACGCCCGAACATTAAAATTTAAATAATGCAGGGAGAAGACGATTTAAGAGGGCTTGCCAAAATAATGGCATTTATGCGCGCCGTCAGTATTCTATTGTTGCTGATGCACCTTTATTGGTTTTGCTACGGTTTCTTTGTAGAACGTGGATGGACGTTGGAAGTAATCAACAGAATTTTAGGAAATTTCAACAGAACGGCGGGTTTATTTTCACATACTTTTTATACCAAAGCGTTTGCTTTGGTTTTGCTTGCTTTGAGTTGTTTGGGAACGAAAGGCGTAAAGAATGAGAAGATAACCTGGTCTAAAATTTACGTGGTTTTGGGCGTTGGCTTTGTCCTGTTCTTTCTGAACACACCGTTGTTAAAGCTATCACCGGTAATAGGCACATTTCTGTATATTCTTACTA
Coding sequences:
- a CDS encoding NAD(P)-dependent alcohol dehydrogenase, which produces MEITAALIREKGGKFGLEKVMIGEPRADEVLVKIIATGTCHTDMAVRDQQMGPTGFPFILGHEGAGIVEKVGENVKNLQPGDHVVLTFGSCGECENCKKGNPAYCENLMGMNFSGCRLDGTHSHSSHLKDEEIHDNFFSQSSFATYSISHKSNTIKVSKDAPLEILGPLGCGVQTGAGAVINSLKVKPGKSIVITGAGAVGLSALLAAVASSAGTIVAVDINSERLDFAKELGATHVINSKDQDVEEELRKILPKGFDYGLDTTGRNEVINTILSSLKPFGEIGILGVATKPLEIEMNSFVSRGIKLKGIVEGDSVPSEFIPQMVNMYLLGQFPFDKLIKKYSFQDINQAISDSESGKTIKPVILIGDFEK
- a CDS encoding VOC family protein, encoding MKTKRNIGGWFEIYVEDMQRAMDFYLYVFDDVNFIDLSKGDSQMQMFEWEDHLSGAGGALVKMKFNKPSPNGTIIYFSCDDCAVQEARAREKGVEIVAPKTQLPHFGFSALLRDSENNTIGLYSLK
- a CDS encoding MBL fold metallo-hydrolase; translated protein: MKLQQIRNATMVVNYGGKKFLIDPMLADKGTLPAFPNPASGDERNNPLVELPVSIDELVKDLDAIFLSHLHYDHYDDAAKKFLPKHVKIYVQDDADKKEVESSGFTNVEVLTDGTEIDGIQLFQTQAQHGFGETLKLAGNVHGFVMKHVSEKTLYFITDSVWYEGVHQELNKHKPDIVVVNGGDNQFVGGGQLIMGKEEIKKVHETAPNATLVVSHMEGVNHNTLSRKELKQFLLDESISGKVMVPDDGQQYEF